The Sorangiineae bacterium MSr11954 DNA segment CTGCGCGTCGGAGGGGAGCGCATCGAGGCGCGCGCGCAAGAGGTCCTCGAGCGTCGCGGGGATGACGTGGGAGGCGAGGGGATCGAGATCCGTCGCGCCGCTTCGTGGCTCGGTCTCGCCCAGCGCATCGACGATCCAGTGGGTGAGCTCCTCGATGAAGAGCGGGACGCCATCGGTCCGCTGGACGAGCTGTTGGGCCATGGCGGGGGATAGCTCGTGCCCGCGGCTCGCGAGCGCGATCATGGTGGCCGTTTGCTTGGGCGAGAGCTTGGTGAGCACCAGCTGCGAGAACGGCGAGAACGACCACCCTTGCGGAGATGGCAGCGAAGCCGAGCGGGGCGAACGGGAGAGGTGCGAACGCGCGCGCCACCGCGGCTCGAGCTCGGGCCGCGCGGTGACGATCACCATCACCCGCGCCGGGGCCACCTCGGGGAGGAGCAGGTGCAGGAGGTCGATGGTCGAGCTATCGCTCCAGTGCGCGTCCTCCACGATGAGGATCAAAGGTCGCCGGCCGGCGAGGTGCACGAGGAGCGTCACCAGCAAGTCGAGCATGCGGCGGTCGATCGCGCCGTGATCGAGCGGGGGCCGCGAGTCGCGCGCGCCCGTCGGAACGCCGAAGAGCGCGGCGAGCCGCGCGGCGTGCTCTCGGGGAGGGAGCTCGATGTTCGTCAAGGCCTCCTCGAGGACGGAGAGCTTCTCTTCGGACGAGGCCGCACGGTGCAAGCCGAGCGCGCGCCGGAGCCCTTCGACGATGGGGGTCAGCGCGCTGTTCTGGAAGTGCGGCCAGCATTGGCAACGGACCATGGCGTGGGGCTCGGGCCCGATCTTCCCGGCCTCCGTGACGATCCCGATCTGCTCGAGGTGCTGCTGAATCAGCCGCGATTTGCCGATGCCCGCCTCACCGAGCATCAGCACGAACTGCCCTCGGCCCGCCGTCGCGTCGTCCCAGATGGCGCGCAGGGTAGCGAGCTCGCGGTCGCGGCCGACGAGCGGCGTCCTCGTGTCGCGGGCCACGCGATCGAAGCGCGACGGCGAATCCAAAGGCCGGAGCGCGCGATACACGGGGGCCGGGCACGCGGCATGGTCGGGCGCCGCTTCGCCGAGCAGCTCGAGGTCGAACGAGCCGCGCACCAGCACGTGGGTGACATTCCCGACCAGGATCTCGTCCGGACCGGCGCGCTCTTCGAGCCATTGCGCCATGCGCGGCGCGTCGCCCTGCAGCATCAACGGCATGGTCGATCGCTCCGCGCGGTGCACGATCGAGAGGTTCGTGCTGACGCCGATGCGCGCGCACGCCGGGCGCCCGGCCTCGTGCTTGCGCGCCTGGATGGCTCGAACGATGCGGAAAGCGGCGTGCAGCGCGCGCTGCGCGTTGTCTTCGTGCGCGATGGGGTAGCCAAAGCAGGCCAGGACCCGGGAGCCGAACGACGAGACGATCGTCCCATCGAGCTCTTGGACGATGGCGGCGCAGAGCTCCACGACGTCCACGAACGATTCGTCGACCTCGTCGCGCGCGCGCTTGCGCGGCCCCTCCGGCGCACCGGACAAGGAGCACGACAGGACGGTCGTCTGGCGGCGCTCGATCTTGGGTCGCGACTCGCGCTCGTCGCGCGTGTGGAGCGCCCCCTCGAGCGCGAGGAACGCATCGAGCAGCTCGTCGGCGGTACCAAAACGGTCGGAGACGCCCTTCATCATGGCGCGCTGCGCGATCCGCTCCGCCTCCGCGGGCAGCTCCGGGCGCAGCGCGCGCAGCGAGGGCGCGGGCAGGGGTGAGACGATCCGATCGCGCAGCTCGAAGACGTCCTCGCCCGTGAACGGCTCGACGCCGGTCATCAGCTGGAAGAACATGACGCCGGCGGACCAAATGTCCGTGCGCCCGTCCTGGGCCTCGCCCTTCCACTGCTCCGGCGACATGTACCTCGGGGTCCCCCAGAGCGCCCCGCTGGTATCGCTGGGCGCCGCGATCATCGTCGCCACGCCAAAGTCGAGGATTTTTGCCGTGCCGTCCTTGGCGATGAACACATTGCTCGGCTTGAGATCGCGATGCACGATGCCCGCGCGGTGCGCTTGCGAGAGCCCGCGCGCGACGTCGATCATGATCCGAACCGCGCGCCGCGCATCCAACTCACCGTCGCGCAGCATCGCATCGAGAGGGCGCC contains these protein-coding regions:
- a CDS encoding protein kinase — its product is MAEIHRHTDRAAGTGTGPCPLSCTVTDGVRGTLREDTLESTTESARSSLEPEQGCRLGGADGTRFELLERLGGGGMAVVFRAHDAVLDRTVAIKFLINKARSTNEGLERLQLEARACGRLNHENIVRLFDMGIDRGLPFLVLEYLEGRPLDAMLRDGELDARRAVRIMIDVARGLSQAHRAGIVHRDLKPSNVFIAKDGTAKILDFGVATMIAAPSDTSGALWGTPRYMSPEQWKGEAQDGRTDIWSAGVMFFQLMTGVEPFTGEDVFELRDRIVSPLPAPSLRALRPELPAEAERIAQRAMMKGVSDRFGTADELLDAFLALEGALHTRDERESRPKIERRQTTVLSCSLSGAPEGPRKRARDEVDESFVDVVELCAAIVQELDGTIVSSFGSRVLACFGYPIAHEDNAQRALHAAFRIVRAIQARKHEAGRPACARIGVSTNLSIVHRAERSTMPLMLQGDAPRMAQWLEERAGPDEILVGNVTHVLVRGSFDLELLGEAAPDHAACPAPVYRALRPLDSPSRFDRVARDTRTPLVGRDRELATLRAIWDDATAGRGQFVLMLGEAGIGKSRLIQQHLEQIGIVTEAGKIGPEPHAMVRCQCWPHFQNSALTPIVEGLRRALGLHRAASSEEKLSVLEEALTNIELPPREHAARLAALFGVPTGARDSRPPLDHGAIDRRMLDLLVTLLVHLAGRRPLILIVEDAHWSDSSTIDLLHLLLPEVAPARVMVIVTARPELEPRWRARSHLSRSPRSASLPSPQGWSFSPFSQLVLTKLSPKQTATMIALASRGHELSPAMAQQLVQRTDGVPLFIEELTHWIVDALGETEPRSGATDLDPLASHVIPATLEDLLRARLDALPSDAQDVAHLAAVLGREVPYELLGKTSELHEASLQVGLVQLLNAGILRKHGHGPEARYVFSHALVREAAYQSLVKRKRVHLHRRAAEVLVESFPELARRHPELVAAHFAEANAHELAVAYLEAAGQLALRRSAYADAAVHFERACAELRMLPADEAREGRAIELLLALGTVLILGGKPAVLADVAHRLAPHAERANDVSAKLLAQIGGAWSSLLSGHDLARCRDQAASALALHDLRGYDKLAPKFQGVGRGLVVGLCLIWSLALRGESERALVMARDTVQRARFQGDTLSSSLALFHLGYLHAFRGEFAEGARFADEVARISEQHGFEAHMALSKFLRGWSRVGMGDDDGVEELEQGTITRRKVGTEVAITMCLSVLAWAQWRTARLDDAMRSCEDAAQVVDGKGEHFFEPELLRLNGEILLAQGADPSRALACFERGLALARRQGARAWELRLAHSDARLRSKLGRHAEARARLMSAIAGFGDADDTSDVRMARALLGSLALLD